Proteins encoded by one window of Cyanobium sp. NS01:
- a CDS encoding sterol desaturase family protein, with translation MAGVSWWLLYARSEQVGDGIRRDIYLSVLSAGVFALATAGLITLQTMGLTRLYSQPQQYGWWYLGLSYGAVLILQDAFFYASHRLFHHPALYPWFHQGHHRSRQPTPWTSFAFDPLEAAVQALFLVAVVMLLPLHPVTLLAVLTTMTIWAIVNHLGLDHLPLRFPHHWLGRWLIGPAHHSIHHRRQGLHYGLYFTLWDRVFGTEDATYAQRLQARGGAILP, from the coding sequence ATGGCCGGTGTCTCCTGGTGGCTGCTGTACGCGCGCTCCGAGCAGGTCGGCGATGGAATCCGCCGTGACATTTACCTCTCTGTGCTCTCGGCCGGCGTGTTTGCCCTGGCGACGGCGGGGTTGATCACACTGCAGACCATGGGGCTCACCCGGCTCTATAGCCAACCGCAGCAGTACGGCTGGTGGTATCTCGGGCTCAGCTATGGCGCCGTGCTGATCCTGCAGGACGCCTTCTTCTACGCCAGCCACCGGCTCTTCCATCACCCCGCCCTCTACCCCTGGTTCCACCAGGGCCATCACCGCAGCCGCCAGCCCACCCCCTGGACGTCCTTTGCCTTTGACCCCCTGGAAGCGGCCGTTCAGGCGCTGTTTCTGGTGGCGGTGGTGATGCTGCTGCCCCTGCACCCGGTGACGCTGCTGGCGGTGCTCACCACCATGACCATCTGGGCGATCGTGAACCACCTCGGCCTCGATCACCTGCCGTTGCGCTTTCCGCACCACTGGCTGGGGCGCTGGCTGATCGGCCCGGCCCACCACTCGATCCACCACCGTCGCCAGGGCTTGCACTACGGGCTCTACTTCACCCTGTGGGACAGGGTCTTCGGCACCGAAGACGCCACCTACGCCCAGCGGCTTCAGGCCAGGGGCGGGGCGATCCTCCCCTAG
- a CDS encoding glutathione S-transferase family protein, with the protein MGLLVEGVWRDQWYDTSQSGGRFERSRAAFRHWITPDGQAGPSGQAGFEAEPGRYHLYVSLACPWAHRTLIVRALKGLETLIPVSVVHWFMGDQGWTFNPGEGVVGDPNEGAQVLHQLYTLADSSYSGRVTVPVLWDKQQRTIVSNESSEIIRMFNSSFDQLGALPGDFYPHSLRQEIDAINDQVYRQVNNGVYRCGFATTQQAYEEALQLLFALLDQLEQRLSGQRYLVGEVITEADWRLFTTLLRFDPVYVGHFKCNLRRLVDYPQLWAYSRELYQVPGVAETVNFNHIKRHYYQSHATINPTGVVPLGPDLDWLEPHGRG; encoded by the coding sequence ATGGGCCTGTTGGTGGAGGGTGTGTGGCGCGACCAGTGGTACGACACGAGCCAGAGCGGCGGGCGCTTCGAGCGTTCCCGCGCGGCGTTCCGCCACTGGATCACCCCCGATGGCCAGGCCGGCCCCTCCGGCCAGGCCGGTTTTGAGGCCGAGCCAGGCCGCTACCACCTCTATGTGTCGCTGGCCTGCCCCTGGGCCCACCGCACCCTGATCGTCCGTGCCCTCAAGGGTCTCGAGACGCTCATTCCTGTGTCGGTGGTGCACTGGTTCATGGGGGATCAGGGCTGGACCTTCAACCCAGGCGAGGGCGTGGTGGGCGACCCGAATGAGGGGGCCCAGGTGCTGCACCAGCTCTACACCCTGGCTGATTCCAGCTATAGCGGCAGGGTCACCGTTCCCGTGCTGTGGGACAAGCAGCAGCGCACGATCGTGAGCAATGAATCATCTGAAATCATTCGGATGTTCAACTCCAGCTTTGATCAGCTCGGTGCCCTGCCGGGTGATTTCTATCCCCACTCACTGCGGCAGGAGATTGATGCCATCAATGATCAGGTGTACCGGCAGGTGAATAACGGCGTGTATCGCTGTGGTTTCGCCACCACCCAGCAGGCCTATGAAGAAGCCCTGCAGCTCCTGTTCGCCCTGTTGGATCAGCTGGAGCAGCGTCTTTCAGGCCAGCGCTATCTCGTGGGGGAGGTGATCACCGAGGCGGACTGGCGCCTGTTCACCACCCTGCTTCGCTTTGATCCGGTGTATGTGGGTCACTTCAAGTGCAACCTGCGGCGGCTGGTGGACTATCCCCAGCTCTGGGCCTACAGCCGTGAGCTCTATCAAGTGCCGGGGGTGGCCGAAACGGTGAATTTCAATCACATCAAGCGCCACTATTACCAGAGCCACGCCACCATCAATCCCACCGGGGTGGTGCCCCTGGGGCCTGATCTGGATTGGCTGGAGCCCCACGGGCGCGGCTAG
- a CDS encoding chlorophyll a/b-binding protein, with amino-acid sequence MTSSSAGQRPASLDSQELQQRHLEQLQNAERFNGRAAMVGLVIGVVVEGLTGFGIAHQIGLGALVDGYAACRTNLLPFCF; translated from the coding sequence ATGACCTCCAGTTCCGCCGGCCAGCGCCCCGCATCCCTTGACAGCCAGGAGCTGCAGCAACGGCACCTCGAGCAGCTGCAGAACGCCGAGCGCTTCAACGGCCGGGCCGCCATGGTGGGGCTGGTGATCGGCGTGGTGGTGGAAGGGCTCACCGGCTTCGGCATCGCCCACCAGATCGGCCTCGGCGCCCTGGTGGATGGCTATGCGGCCTGCAGGACCAACCTGCTGCCCTTCTGCTTCTGA
- a CDS encoding chloride channel protein produces MTGPRRSPAQSLRAALAWSLTLLLAGGVIGLVELPYQWLSELGFRLQQLWSGGGLAQRPWLLLLPLLGTGLFLPLAWGPLAAGRGGGITGVLVLQDAVGEEERQRASASLDLKHQLARLPLVALTHLAGLSVGTESPSAALGASTLLALRQRLPLLRQVPLALLAAIGGGAGLGAAFRSPLLGAAYALEELSAVHGLPLVVPTLILAGIGGALNSRLGQPARLAEGMGAALEFRLLPLALLITVITALLGVLLVRLLLPLAGELARQLRGRSAWLSGLGVVLALALLAVLSGGLSLNDGSLVLGPALAGAPTTAWWGGLPRLLGPLLSIAIGAPGGLMHDSMSLGAVLVTPWLGGLPPQQQAALAGVAAAALFSGACRTPLFCALFVFTLQGNGALLPWLLTASAIAAALGRWLGGPSWNEAQRAAFRAP; encoded by the coding sequence ATGACCGGCCCTCGCCGCTCCCCTGCCCAGAGCCTGCGCGCTGCGCTGGCCTGGTCGCTGACTCTGCTGCTGGCGGGTGGTGTGATCGGCCTGGTGGAGCTTCCCTACCAGTGGCTCTCGGAGCTGGGCTTTCGTTTGCAGCAGCTCTGGAGTGGCGGAGGGCTGGCGCAGCGGCCCTGGCTGCTGTTGCTGCCGCTGTTGGGCACAGGTCTGTTCCTGCCCCTGGCCTGGGGGCCGCTGGCGGCCGGCCGCGGCGGCGGCATCACCGGCGTGCTGGTGCTGCAGGACGCCGTCGGGGAGGAGGAGCGCCAAAGGGCCAGCGCCAGCCTTGATCTGAAGCATCAGCTGGCACGCCTGCCGCTGGTGGCCCTCACCCATCTGGCCGGCCTCAGCGTGGGAACGGAATCGCCCTCTGCGGCCCTGGGGGCCTCGACGCTGCTGGCCCTGCGCCAGCGCTTGCCCTTGCTGCGCCAGGTGCCCCTGGCCCTGCTGGCCGCCATCGGCGGCGGCGCCGGCCTCGGGGCGGCGTTTCGCTCGCCACTGCTGGGGGCCGCCTATGCCCTGGAAGAACTCAGCGCCGTGCATGGCCTGCCGCTGGTGGTGCCCACCCTGATCCTCGCCGGCATCGGCGGCGCGCTCAATTCACGGCTGGGCCAGCCGGCCCGGCTGGCGGAGGGGATGGGGGCGGCTCTGGAGTTCCGTCTGCTGCCGCTGGCGCTGCTGATCACCGTGATCACAGCGTTGCTGGGGGTGCTGCTGGTGCGGCTGCTGCTTCCCCTGGCGGGAGAGCTGGCCCGGCAGCTGCGGGGCCGCTCCGCCTGGCTCAGCGGCCTTGGCGTTGTGCTGGCCCTGGCACTGCTGGCCGTGCTCAGCGGTGGCCTCAGCCTCAACGACGGCTCGCTGGTGCTGGGACCTGCCCTGGCCGGTGCCCCCACAACGGCATGGTGGGGGGGCCTGCCGAGGTTGCTTGGGCCACTGCTGAGCATCGCCATCGGAGCCCCCGGCGGCCTCATGCACGATTCGATGAGCCTCGGGGCCGTGCTGGTGACGCCCTGGCTGGGCGGTCTGCCGCCGCAGCAACAGGCGGCCCTGGCGGGGGTGGCGGCCGCCGCCCTGTTCAGCGGCGCCTGCCGCACACCGCTGTTCTGCGCCCTGTTCGTGTTCACCCTTCAGGGCAATGGGGCCCTGCTGCCCTGGCTGCTCACGGCCTCGGCGATTGCCGCCGCCCTGGGCCGCTGGCTGGGCGGCCCCAGCTGGAACGAGGCGCAGAGGGCAGCCTTCCGCGCCCCCTGA
- a CDS encoding FdhF/YdeP family oxidoreductase, with product MKTDEPGSPSVGGGWPVIDGWARATLSPKGPLLWQTLLHKSACLSCAWGTGGQNGGFRDELGEPLQRCLKSVEAISAELQPAVPEAVFGQRSLRELQQLSSLEADRLGRLSHPLILREGRSHYERLGWDDVFELAEAAFRRPPERVASYSSGRSSNEAAYLLQLLLRAWGSNNLADCSDLCHAPSTVGLAEVFGSGTSMVSLESLQQADCVVLVGSNAPANHPRLMNELIRLRERGGSVLVINPVLEVGLLKFGSPAFPIKSMLRGSEIASLFLQPVPGSDTAVFLGIQKALLEAGSIQWDFLKAHTENWQAVLEPLQATSWEAICACCGLSREEIEQAAAMISRARGVVFAWAMGITHHVNGTANVQAIANTALLSGNAGRPGAGTMPIRGHSNVQGFGSMGVSVKLRAAMQEALEALLGRPLSRVPGYDTRALIEAADSGAVDTLLCLGGNLWGANPDSQQARRALGRIDTVMYLATKPNQGHFHGLAAQTTLLLPVFNRFETPHRTTTESGNNFVRLNEPGSTHLKQADLISEVGFLAELARRLMGSEPVDWGRLQDPAYIRELIARTVPGYGPIAAIDSTNREFSVEGRVFDRPHFPTPSGRARMRPTPLPALSLPGPDHFGGLAPREKGLVLALITARSYSQHNTVVYKPGDAYRGMPHRNTILMNRVDLARAGLEAHQRVTVQGEAGSLEAVEIIPGEIREGAALMFYPEVNVLMTPRVDPRSGTPAFKRVPVLVRAGVSGP from the coding sequence GTGAAGACAGACGAGCCCGGGTCCCCCAGCGTCGGCGGCGGTTGGCCGGTGATCGACGGCTGGGCCAGGGCCACCCTCTCGCCGAAGGGCCCCCTGCTCTGGCAGACCCTGCTGCACAAGAGCGCCTGCCTCTCCTGCGCCTGGGGCACCGGCGGCCAGAACGGCGGCTTCCGCGACGAGCTGGGCGAACCCCTGCAGCGCTGCCTCAAGAGCGTGGAGGCGATCAGCGCCGAACTGCAGCCGGCGGTGCCCGAGGCCGTGTTCGGCCAGCGCAGCCTTCGGGAGCTGCAACAGCTCAGCTCCCTGGAGGCCGACCGCCTCGGCCGCCTCAGCCACCCCTTGATCCTGCGCGAGGGCCGCAGCCACTACGAACGGCTCGGCTGGGACGACGTGTTCGAGCTGGCGGAGGCCGCCTTCCGCCGCCCGCCGGAACGGGTGGCCTCCTACAGCTCGGGCCGCTCCTCCAACGAGGCCGCCTACCTGCTGCAGCTGCTGCTGCGGGCCTGGGGCTCCAACAACCTGGCCGACTGCTCCGACCTCTGCCACGCCCCCTCCACCGTGGGGCTGGCCGAGGTGTTCGGCTCGGGCACCTCGATGGTGAGCCTGGAGAGCCTGCAGCAGGCCGACTGTGTGGTGCTGGTGGGCTCCAACGCGCCGGCCAACCACCCGCGGCTGATGAATGAGCTGATCCGGCTGCGGGAGCGGGGCGGCTCGGTGCTGGTGATCAACCCGGTGCTGGAGGTGGGACTGCTCAAGTTCGGCTCGCCCGCCTTTCCGATCAAGTCGATGCTGCGGGGGTCGGAGATCGCCTCGCTGTTCCTGCAACCGGTGCCGGGCAGCGACACGGCGGTGTTCCTGGGCATCCAGAAGGCGTTGCTGGAGGCCGGCTCGATCCAGTGGGACTTCCTCAAGGCCCACACCGAGAACTGGCAGGCGGTGCTGGAGCCGCTGCAGGCCACCTCCTGGGAGGCGATCTGCGCCTGCTGCGGCCTCAGCCGCGAGGAGATCGAGCAGGCCGCCGCCATGATCAGCCGCGCCCGAGGCGTGGTGTTCGCCTGGGCGATGGGCATCACCCACCACGTGAACGGCACCGCCAATGTGCAGGCGATCGCCAACACCGCCCTGCTGAGCGGCAATGCCGGCCGGCCCGGGGCGGGCACGATGCCGATCCGGGGCCACTCCAACGTGCAGGGCTTCGGCTCGATGGGGGTGTCGGTGAAGCTGCGGGCGGCGATGCAGGAGGCCCTCGAAGCCCTGCTGGGGCGCCCCCTCAGCCGGGTGCCCGGCTACGACACCCGCGCCCTGATCGAAGCCGCCGACAGCGGGGCCGTGGACACGCTGCTCTGCCTGGGGGGCAACCTCTGGGGCGCCAATCCCGATTCGCAGCAGGCCCGCCGCGCCCTGGGCCGCATCGACACGGTGATGTATCTGGCCACCAAGCCCAACCAGGGCCATTTCCATGGTCTCGCCGCCCAGACCACCCTGCTGCTGCCGGTGTTCAACCGCTTCGAAACGCCGCACCGCACCACCACCGAGTCGGGCAACAACTTCGTGCGGCTGAACGAACCCGGCAGCACCCACCTCAAGCAGGCCGATCTGATCAGCGAGGTGGGTTTCCTGGCAGAGCTGGCCCGGCGGCTGATGGGCAGTGAGCCCGTGGACTGGGGCCGTCTGCAGGATCCCGCCTACATCCGCGAGCTGATCGCCCGCACCGTGCCGGGCTACGGCCCGATCGCCGCCATCGACTCCACCAACAGGGAATTCAGCGTGGAGGGGCGGGTGTTCGACAGGCCCCACTTCCCCACCCCCTCAGGGCGGGCGCGGATGCGGCCCACGCCCCTGCCGGCGCTGTCGTTGCCGGGGCCCGATCACTTCGGGGGCCTGGCCCCTCGCGAGAAGGGCCTGGTGCTGGCCTTGATCACCGCCCGCAGCTACTCCCAGCACAACACCGTGGTGTACAAACCCGGCGATGCCTACCGGGGCATGCCCCACCGCAACACCATCCTGATGAACCGGGTCGACCTGGCCCGCGCAGGCCTGGAGGCCCACCAGCGGGTGACGGTGCAGGGGGAGGCCGGCAGCCTGGAAGCCGTGGAGATCATTCCCGGCGAGATCCGCGAGGGGGCGGCGCTGATGTTCTACCCGGAGGTGAACGTGCTGATGACCCCCCGGGTGGATCCCCGCTCGGGCACCCCGGCCTTCAAGCGGGTGCCCGTGCTGGTGCGGGCTGGGGTCAGTGGGCCTTGA
- a CDS encoding phosphate-starvation-inducible PsiE family protein yields MTSSTAQLPAERPPTAAVKPSSPVAPEPQVRLAWHQQLRRVQIVQSLEAVQDLIAITLCVGIFCVMVLQMKVLFSSLLQEPQFHAITADILFILILVELFRLLIIYLQEQRVSIGVSVEIAIVSVLREVIVNGVLETDWHQILAVCLFLITMAVLMVVRVWLPATFEGVDPESKVSARFKAELKAH; encoded by the coding sequence ATGACCAGCAGTACCGCCCAGCTCCCCGCCGAACGACCACCCACCGCCGCCGTCAAGCCCAGCTCCCCTGTTGCCCCGGAACCCCAGGTCCGATTGGCCTGGCATCAGCAGTTGCGCCGCGTTCAGATCGTGCAATCGCTGGAGGCGGTTCAGGACCTGATCGCCATCACCCTGTGCGTGGGCATCTTCTGTGTGATGGTGCTGCAGATGAAGGTGCTGTTCTCCTCTCTGTTGCAGGAACCCCAGTTCCACGCCATCACGGCAGACATCCTGTTCATCCTGATCCTGGTGGAGTTATTCCGCCTGCTGATCATCTATCTGCAGGAACAGCGGGTGTCGATCGGGGTGTCGGTGGAGATTGCGATCGTGTCGGTGCTGCGGGAAGTGATCGTGAATGGCGTGCTCGAAACCGACTGGCACCAGATTCTTGCGGTGTGCCTCTTCCTGATCACCATGGCGGTGCTGATGGTGGTGCGCGTCTGGCTGCCCGCCACCTTTGAGGGGGTGGATCCAGAGTCCAAGGTGTCGGCCCGCTTCAAGGCCGAGCTCAAGGCCCACTGA
- a CDS encoding prohibitin family protein, which translates to MRPAGGGGLGSAFQLIIAGALALLILVSQTIFIVPAGTVAVVTTLGKVTGGQRNPGANFKVPLVQAISFFDVRTQVRPEQFSTLTKDLQVIEATATVKYAVKPVEAGRIFETIATDNSQIYARVIQPSLLKALKSVFSQYELVTIATEWNSISELVQDKVAGELSKFNYVIVQGLDLTGLQIAEEYRAAIEQKQIAEQQLLRAQTEVKIADQEAKRYEILNQSLDDQVLYKLFLDKWDGQTSVVPALPGLAGGSPSVIVNGRR; encoded by the coding sequence ATGCGTCCAGCCGGTGGAGGGGGGCTCGGCTCGGCCTTTCAGCTGATCATCGCGGGGGCTCTGGCCCTGCTGATCCTGGTGAGCCAGACCATCTTCATCGTTCCGGCGGGCACCGTGGCGGTGGTCACCACCCTGGGCAAGGTGACCGGTGGACAGCGCAATCCCGGAGCCAATTTCAAGGTTCCCCTGGTGCAGGCCATCTCCTTTTTCGACGTGCGCACCCAGGTGCGCCCTGAGCAGTTCTCCACCCTCACCAAAGACCTGCAGGTGATCGAGGCCACGGCCACCGTGAAGTACGCCGTGAAGCCCGTCGAGGCGGGACGGATCTTTGAGACGATCGCCACCGACAACTCCCAGATCTATGCCCGGGTGATCCAGCCTTCGCTGCTCAAGGCGCTGAAATCAGTGTTTTCCCAGTACGAACTGGTGACGATCGCCACCGAGTGGAACAGCATCTCCGAGCTGGTTCAGGACAAGGTGGCCGGGGAACTCAGCAAGTTCAACTACGTGATCGTGCAGGGCCTTGACCTCACCGGTCTGCAGATCGCCGAGGAATACCGGGCTGCGATCGAGCAGAAGCAGATCGCTGAACAGCAACTGCTGCGCGCCCAGACGGAAGTGAAGATCGCCGACCAGGAGGCCAAGCGCTACGAGATCCTCAACCAGAGCCTCGATGACCAGGTGCTCTACAAACTCTTCCTCGACAAGTGGGACGGCCAGACCTCCGTGGTGCCCGCCCTGCCGGGACTGGCGGGCGGCAGCCCCTCAGTGATCGTCAACGGCCGTCGCTGA
- a CDS encoding Hsp20/alpha crystallin family protein, translating to MLNLRTTSPFELFDRLDEQLSQQRQEAGRVPAAEVHDTAEAYTISLELPGVDRNAIDVKATERTLQISAERRSTLDSAAQTQRQPLISEFRYGTWSRSFRFANPIDPQRISAVYRDGVLTVTAPKAPQHTSVSVKVEG from the coding sequence ATGCTCAATCTGCGCACCACTTCTCCCTTTGAACTGTTCGATCGGCTCGATGAACAGCTCTCCCAGCAACGTCAGGAGGCCGGGCGTGTGCCCGCCGCTGAAGTGCATGACACCGCCGAGGCCTATACGATCAGCCTGGAACTCCCTGGGGTTGACCGCAACGCCATCGATGTGAAGGCCACCGAGCGCACCCTGCAGATCAGTGCCGAACGCCGCTCCACGCTGGACTCGGCGGCCCAGACGCAGCGGCAACCCCTGATCAGCGAGTTCCGCTACGGCACCTGGAGCCGCAGCTTCCGCTTCGCAAACCCGATTGATCCCCAGCGGATCAGTGCCGTGTACCGCGACGGCGTGCTCACCGTGACGGCGCCCAAGGCCCCGCAACACACCAGCGTGTCGGTGAAAGTGGAGGGTTGA
- a CDS encoding DUF1349 domain-containing protein — MQSLSSGLMLDLDLASGEWMNMPKQYTVTHASVGITTEPNTDLWQRTYYGFRNNNAPALLFKSNQNFTFTSKANFQYRQQFDQCGLIVYINQDHWFKSSIEYENANFSRVGCVVTNHGYSDWSTADISSLSEIWYRLSRRGPDFLIEYSLNGSSFTQMRIFHLHSLGQTTEAMDGVNPPLQAENNIRFGLYACSPGNSAFRAEFRQFTLKSCTWTAHYAL; from the coding sequence TTGCAGTCCCTCAGTAGCGGCCTCATGCTGGACCTGGATTTGGCTTCAGGAGAATGGATGAACATGCCAAAACAATACACAGTGACACACGCCAGCGTCGGGATCACGACGGAGCCCAACACAGACTTGTGGCAGAGGACTTACTATGGTTTCAGAAATAATAATGCCCCAGCGCTGCTCTTCAAGTCCAATCAGAATTTCACATTCACATCCAAAGCAAACTTTCAATACCGACAACAATTTGATCAATGCGGCTTGATTGTCTATATCAATCAAGATCATTGGTTCAAATCTTCCATTGAATACGAGAACGCCAACTTTTCCAGGGTTGGCTGTGTTGTCACCAACCATGGCTATTCGGACTGGTCAACAGCAGACATCAGCAGTCTTTCCGAGATCTGGTATCGCCTTAGTCGCCGAGGCCCGGATTTCTTGATCGAATACTCACTAAATGGAAGCAGCTTTACTCAAATGCGGATTTTTCACTTGCATTCACTAGGCCAAACAACAGAAGCAATGGACGGAGTCAACCCACCCTTACAAGCCGAGAACAACATCAGATTTGGCCTTTATGCCTGTAGCCCAGGCAACTCAGCATTCAGGGCGGAGTTTAGGCAGTTTACGCTTAAATCATGCACCTGGACAGCACATTATGCGTTGTGA
- a CDS encoding TIGR02117 family protein gives MKLTGILLAAVAVTACTEGPSLVQLAQEPADTVRSYPVYVVNHGWHAGLIIPASHLNEAIPELGKRFGSTFYYEIGWGDREFYQAPAPSAELAAQAIVRSTGSVLHIAAVPGSPTRYFQPMEVVNTCLTKEQVESLVTYVSNSFARDHRGNVMQLSQGLYGNSQFYAGQGNYSLLNTCNTWISGGLKSAGIDLSPPLTLTSGSVMRSIRALRQRCTSRPNPEDHG, from the coding sequence ATGAAACTGACGGGTATTCTGTTGGCAGCGGTAGCGGTCACGGCCTGCACGGAAGGCCCTTCCTTGGTGCAACTCGCACAGGAGCCCGCTGATACCGTGCGGTCGTATCCCGTGTATGTGGTGAATCATGGCTGGCATGCTGGCCTGATCATTCCAGCAAGTCATCTGAATGAGGCCATTCCTGAACTCGGGAAGCGCTTCGGTTCCACCTTCTACTATGAGATCGGCTGGGGAGATAGAGAGTTTTACCAAGCACCGGCCCCCTCGGCCGAACTAGCCGCTCAGGCCATCGTTCGCTCAACAGGATCTGTGCTGCATATTGCAGCAGTTCCAGGCTCTCCAACGCGATATTTTCAACCGATGGAGGTTGTCAACACATGTCTCACCAAAGAGCAGGTTGAGTCACTCGTCACCTATGTGTCGAACAGTTTTGCCCGCGACCACCGCGGCAACGTGATGCAGCTGAGCCAGGGCCTCTACGGCAATAGCCAGTTCTATGCCGGGCAGGGAAACTACTCCTTGCTGAACACATGTAACACATGGATTTCAGGAGGGCTGAAGAGTGCTGGAATCGATCTATCACCACCACTCACCCTGACATCCGGAAGTGTGATGCGTTCCATTCGAGCACTTCGACAGCGCTGTACTTCAAGGCCCAATCCTGAAGACCATGGGTAG
- a CDS encoding aromatic acid exporter family protein: MGSWIAAATMRAWALHAARTTVAATLALGLASLARLPDAYWAPITTLIVMQSSLGAAWAVSKDRLIGTVLGSCFGALLASSIAPASLAFAIGVFVVGLLCGVLKLNLAAYRFGGVTLAVVVLVTSGQPTWLVGLHRLLEVSLGIVVGLATTALWPGDQTLAGGGRRSTRTRSPGHREQR; the protein is encoded by the coding sequence ATGGGTTCCTGGATTGCGGCAGCCACGATGCGCGCCTGGGCCCTGCACGCGGCCCGCACCACAGTGGCTGCGACGCTCGCACTGGGGCTGGCCAGCCTGGCTCGTCTTCCTGATGCCTACTGGGCTCCAATCACCACCCTGATTGTGATGCAGTCCAGCCTCGGAGCCGCCTGGGCTGTTTCGAAGGATCGGCTGATCGGCACAGTGCTGGGTTCATGCTTCGGCGCACTGCTGGCCAGCTCCATCGCGCCAGCAAGCCTGGCGTTTGCGATTGGTGTGTTTGTGGTGGGGCTGCTGTGTGGCGTGCTGAAACTCAATCTGGCGGCTTACCGGTTTGGTGGCGTCACCTTGGCTGTCGTGGTCCTTGTGACGAGTGGGCAGCCCACCTGGCTGGTGGGCCTGCACCGGCTGCTGGAAGTGTCACTGGGGATCGTGGTTGGCCTCGCCACAACGGCCCTATGGCCGGGGGATCAGACGCTGGCAGGGGGCGGCCGCCGCTCCACCAGGACACGAAGCCCCGGCCATCGGGAACAGAGATGA
- a CDS encoding DUF2164 domain-containing protein has protein sequence MSVNLTKDVRRKATASLARYFEEVKEEEIGVIAANGLLDFFVQEVGPSIYNKAVADVLQRLQAQLSEIDIDCHEGEFQYWPERGQ, from the coding sequence ATGTCAGTCAACCTGACCAAAGACGTGCGTAGAAAAGCAACTGCCTCACTTGCGCGATACTTTGAAGAAGTCAAGGAAGAAGAAATCGGTGTCATCGCGGCAAACGGACTACTTGACTTCTTCGTGCAGGAAGTAGGGCCGAGCATCTACAACAAGGCGGTGGCTGACGTTCTGCAACGCCTTCAGGCGCAACTCTCAGAGATAGACATCGATTGCCATGAAGGAGAATTTCAATACTGGCCCGAGCGGGGCCAATAG